DNA from Methylobacterium currus:
CCGTGATCTCCCGGCCGCCCTCGCCGCCGAGGATCAGACGGGCGCGGCCCCCGGCGACGCCCAGCACCGCGTGGGCGGTCGAGTGGTAGTGGTGATACGCGAACACGCCGTCGCGCCATTGTGCCGGCCAGCCGTTGCGCGAGAAGAGGGTTTCGAGGGCGGCGGCCCGATCGGCGGCTCCCGCGGCGACGCCGCGATCGTGCAGCACCGGCAGGACCGGGTTGTTCGGCACGACGCCGTTGCCGGAAAGGACGATGCTGTCGGGCTCCATCGGCGGCTCCCCTCGTCACCGCGCCCGGCGCGCCGATCCCGGCCCGGTGACCCGGCGCAGGATCTGCCCGAGCTGCTCGGCCGAGTACGGCTTGTGCAGAAGCTCGAAGCCGTGGGCGTCGTCCTGGGCGAGCACGTGGCTATAGCCCGAGGCGAGCACCACCGGCAGGCGCGGCAGGCGACGGCGCAGCTCGTGGGCGAGCGCGAGGCCACCCATGCCGGGCATCACCACGTCGGAGAAGACCACGTCGAACCCGGCCCCGTCGGCGCCGAGCCGGTCGAGCGCCTCCTCGGCATGGGTCGCCCAGGTGGTGCGGTAGCCGAGATCCTGCAGGATCTGGGTGCAGAAGCGGCCGACCTCGATGTTGTCCTCGACCACGAGCACGCTCTCGCCGGCGCCCATCGGCGAGGCCGAGGCGCCGGTGGCGCTCCCGGCGCCGGGATCGGCGATGGCCGGGGCTTCCGGCAGATAGAGGGTGAAGGTGGCGCCGCCGTCCGGCCGGCTCGTCACGTCGACGTCGCCGCCCGATTGCTTGGCGAAGCCGAAGACCTGGCTCAAGCCCAAGCCCGTGCCCTTGCCGACCTCCTTGGTGGTGAAGAACGGCTCGAAGATGCGGCCGATCAGGTCCGGCGACACGCCCGGCCCGGTATCGGTCAGCGAGACCGCCGCGAAGGCGTTCTGCGAGCCGGCATGGCCCCGGATCGGCGGCATCGGGACGCTGCCGGTCAGGCTCAGGGTGAGCGTGCCCTCGGCCTCCATGGCGTCGCGGGCATTGACCGCCATGTTGATGAGTGCCGTCTCGAACTGGCTGAGGTCGGCGCGCACGAAGCACGGCTCGTCCGGCACCGCCACCACCACCCGCACCCGGGCGCCCGTGACCGTGTCGAGCATGTCGGCCACGCCCCGCACCTTCTCGCCGACATCGAACACCGCCGGCGACAGGGCCTGGCGGCGGGCGAAGGCGAGGAGCTGGCCGGTGAGCTTGGCGGCGCGGTCGACCGTGTCGGAGACCGCGTCGAGGTAGCGCGCCTTGCGCGCCTCCGGCAGCTCGGGCCGGCGCAGGAAATCCACCGACGAGCGGATGATGGTGAGCAGGTTGTTGAAGTCGTGCGCCACGCCCCCGGTCAGCTGGCCCACCGCCTCCATCTTCTGCGACTGGCGCAACGCCTCCTCGGCCTGGGCCAGGGCGGCGGATTGCGCCTTGAGCGCCGTGACGTCGCGCACCGTGGCGTAGATGCGCCCGTCCCGCGGCACGGCGTTCCAGGACAGCCAGCGATGCGAGCCGTCCCGGTGCCGGTAGCGGTTCTCGAAGGTCGGCAGCGGCTTGCCCCGCGCCAGGTCCGCGGCCGCCGCGACCGTCGCCGGCCCGTCATCCGGATGCACGAAGTCGAGGAACGGGCGGGCCAGGAGCTCGCCCTCGCTCCAGCCGAGGAGCGCGGTCCAGGCCGGGTTGAGGCTGACGAAGTACCCGTCGAGGGTGGCGACGCAGAACAGGTCGGTCGAGGCCTGCCAGATCTGGTCGCGCTCGGCGGTACGCTGGGCGACCTGCTCCTCCAGCGAGGCGTTGAGCACCCGCAGCGCCTCCTCCATGCGCTTGCGGTCCGAGATGTCGCTGAAGAACACCGCGACCCTGGCCAGCGCCGGGTCGCCGACCCGCAAGGCCCGCACGTCGAACCAGCGCCCGAATACGTCGGCCTGGTTCTCGAAATGGATCGGCTCGCCGGTCAGCGCGACGCGGCCATAGGTATCGAACCAGTGCCGCTCGAGATCGGGGGCGAACTCGCTCACCCACAACCCCGCGACGTCGGCCCCGGTCTGGCGGGCGAAGGCCGGGTTGGCCTCGGCGATCCGGTAATCGACGGCGCGGCCCGCGCCGTCGAACTTCATCTCGAGGATGCAGAACCCGACATCGATGCTCTCGAGCAGGGTACGGTAGCGGTCCTCGCTGTCGCGCAGGGCCGCTTGCGAGCGGACCTGCTCGGTGACGTCGTAGCCGCCGACGAAGATGCCGGTGACCGACCCCGTCCCGTCCCGCAGCGGCTGGTACAGGAGGTCGATGGCGCGCTCGGCCTCGTCGCCGGCGAGGAGGATCGGCATGGCACGGGCGGCGAAGGGCCGGCCGGTGCGGTAGACCGTGTCGAGAAGCTCGTAGAAGCCCTGGTCGACCAGCTCGGGAAAGGCCTCGCGCACGGTGTGGCCGACGAAGTCGCGCTCGCCGGCGATCGTCACGTAGGCGTCGTTGACGTATTCGAAGACGTGGGCGGGTCCGCGCAGCACCGCGACGAAGCCGGGCATCTGCTGAAAGATCTGCTCCTGCCGCTGATGCGCCTCCTGCAGGGCCAAGGTTTCCTGCGACGAGGCGCCCTGCAAGGCGACGGCCCCGGAAGCCGGCGGGGCCGCCGGGCCGGTCCTGTGGTGCAGCACCACGCCGACCGTGCCGGCGGCATCGCGCACCGGGATGTGAGTGACGCTCCAGGCGCCGCCTTCCGCCACCGTGTCGGGCCGGCCGGTCGCGACCGCGCGGGCGATCGAGGCCTGCAACGGGGCGTCCTCGCCCGGGCACAGCTCTCGGAGATGCCGGCCGACGAGGTCGTCCGGGCCGCACTCCTCGTCGTCGCGACGGGTCCGGCGATAGGCCTGATTCGCCGCTACGACGTGGCCCTCCGGATCAAGGACCAGATAGGGATGGGGCGCTGACTCGAAGAGGCTCCGGTAATCCAGGGCCGGCGGCAGGGCGCTCATGCGAGGGAGCAAGGGGCATGGGACGGGGCAAGGCCGCGGGCGGCGGGCGGGGCTGAGCCGGCTCGGCCTCGTGAGGCGCCGGATACGGAAGGGTGGCGCGGCGGAGGCGTGCGGGCAACCATGGTCCTCACATCCTATCACGCGCGAGGCGACCTGTCGCCGATCGTCGGGGGCGGATCATGGGCGGGCGCGCCGCCGCAGACCCGTGGAAGAGTGCTCAAGGGTGAGGCGGGTTCCCCGACGTCTTCCCCGAACGACCGGGCGAGCGACCGGGACGATACGGATTCCGCCGCATGCGACGCCTTGATCTCGGCGGCTTTCCGTGTTCGGCATCCCCCATCCCCGTTTCGCCCTCGTCGGCCCCCTGATTGTCAGCCCCCTCCCCGCACCGGTCCGCATGCTCCTGAAAGGCTCGTCTCCCGCGAAGGTCCTCGTGGCGAGCACGAGCCCGGACGCGGTGAACCACAACGCGTCGATCCGCGACGCGCTCCGCGACGGCTTCGCGGACGTGCTCGGCGCGAGCGCCG
Protein-coding regions in this window:
- a CDS encoding PAS domain-containing protein gives rise to the protein MSALPPALDYRSLFESAPHPYLVLDPEGHVVAANQAYRRTRRDDEECGPDDLVGRHLRELCPGEDAPLQASIARAVATGRPDTVAEGGAWSVTHIPVRDAAGTVGVVLHHRTGPAAPPASGAVALQGASSQETLALQEAHQRQEQIFQQMPGFVAVLRGPAHVFEYVNDAYVTIAGERDFVGHTVREAFPELVDQGFYELLDTVYRTGRPFAARAMPILLAGDEAERAIDLLYQPLRDGTGSVTGIFVGGYDVTEQVRSQAALRDSEDRYRTLLESIDVGFCILEMKFDGAGRAVDYRIAEANPAFARQTGADVAGLWVSEFAPDLERHWFDTYGRVALTGEPIHFENQADVFGRWFDVRALRVGDPALARVAVFFSDISDRKRMEEALRVLNASLEEQVAQRTAERDQIWQASTDLFCVATLDGYFVSLNPAWTALLGWSEGELLARPFLDFVHPDDGPATVAAAADLARGKPLPTFENRYRHRDGSHRWLSWNAVPRDGRIYATVRDVTALKAQSAALAQAEEALRQSQKMEAVGQLTGGVAHDFNNLLTIIRSSVDFLRRPELPEARKARYLDAVSDTVDRAAKLTGQLLAFARRQALSPAVFDVGEKVRGVADMLDTVTGARVRVVVAVPDEPCFVRADLSQFETALINMAVNARDAMEAEGTLTLSLTGSVPMPPIRGHAGSQNAFAAVSLTDTGPGVSPDLIGRIFEPFFTTKEVGKGTGLGLSQVFGFAKQSGGDVDVTSRPDGGATFTLYLPEAPAIADPGAGSATGASASPMGAGESVLVVEDNIEVGRFCTQILQDLGYRTTWATHAEEALDRLGADGAGFDVVFSDVVMPGMGGLALAHELRRRLPRLPVVLASGYSHVLAQDDAHGFELLHKPYSAEQLGQILRRVTGPGSARRAR